AGGGGTACGCCGTTGGTCGCTAAGCCTCCCAGAGCCAGAACTCGATGCCCTGGTTGTCGACGCAGTCGGCGGTCAGGCCGTACGGCTCCCGCTTCGGGCCCTCGACGATCCGGCCGCCCGCCGCGCGGACCCGGTCGACCGCGGCCGCCAGGTCGTCCACCGCGTACATCAGCTTCCAGCCGGCCTGGCGGTCACCGCCCCACAGCCCGCCCTGCAGGCCGTGACCCTCGATGCCCCAGGCGTCCGGGACCGAGCCCGGGCTGAACTGCCAGCCGAGCACCGAGCCGTAGAAGGCCTTGGCGGCGGCGTCGTCGGGCACCTGGAAGGTGAAGTACAGGGCGTGGCCGTGCCGGATCTCCGGCCCGTTCTCGAACGGGCGCGCCGGTGCCGGGTTGATCAGCCAGCGCTGGCCGTACGGGTCCTTGATGCGCCCGGTGAGCCCGTGCCCGCGGTCCTCGACCTCGCCCTGCGCCTCGGCGCCCAGCTCGACCGCGCGGGCCACCGAGGCACGCACGTCCGGCACCTCGATCCGGATCAGCGGCCCGCCCTCGGGCGCGACCACGTTGCCCAGTTCGGGGAACTCCTCGGCGAGCATCAGCACGGTGTCGCCGATGGCCAGTTCCGCGTGCCCGACCCGGCCGTCCTCCATCACGATCGGGTCGGCCCGCCGGGTCGCGCCGAACACCTCGACGTAGAAGTCCAGCGCCCGGCGGGCGTCGGTCACCACCAAGTACGGGGTCAGCGAGCGGACCTTGGCCTCGGTGGTGGTTTCGGTGGTGGTCATCTCTCCTCCGTTCAGCACCGCGCGGCGCAGCTGGTCGCGCAGTTCTTCGGCGAACCGCGGATCCGGGTCGACCGGCTCGCCGAGGTACCGGAGGGAGTCGAACGGATCGGTCACTGTTCCCCCTCCTCATACGCTCGGCGGAACGCGGCTCGCGCCCGGACCAGCAGGGCTTCGGTGGCGTGCACCGTGCGCCCGAGGTGCTCGGCGACCTCGGGCACGGGCAGGCCGTCGAGGTAGCGAAGGCTCAGCGCCGCCTGGTGGTGGGCGCCGAGCGAACCGAGTACCTCGCGCGCCCGCAGCACATCGAGTTCGGCGTCCCACGGGTCGACGGTTTCGGGTTGTTCGTCGTGCACCAGCCGCAGGCCGCGTTCCTCACGGGCCCGGCGGCGCCAGTGGTCGGCGAGCTTGTGCCTGGCCACC
The genomic region above belongs to Amycolatopsis sp. YIM 10 and contains:
- a CDS encoding VOC family protein gives rise to the protein MTDPFDSLRYLGEPVDPDPRFAEELRDQLRRAVLNGGEMTTTETTTEAKVRSLTPYLVVTDARRALDFYVEVFGATRRADPIVMEDGRVGHAELAIGDTVLMLAEEFPELGNVVAPEGGPLIRIEVPDVRASVARAVELGAEAQGEVEDRGHGLTGRIKDPYGQRWLINPAPARPFENGPEIRHGHALYFTFQVPDDAAAKAFYGSVLGWQFSPGSVPDAWGIEGHGLQGGLWGGDRQAGWKLMYAVDDLAAAVDRVRAAGGRIVEGPKREPYGLTADCVDNQGIEFWLWEA
- a CDS encoding RNA polymerase sigma factor, giving the protein MNEPRVHRDPAFALLELYDAALPEVYGYLLARCGDRVVAEELTSETFLGAVRTCRKAGAGPVSVPWLIGVARHKLADHWRRRAREERGLRLVHDEQPETVDPWDAELDVLRAREVLGSLGAHHQAALSLRYLDGLPVPEVAEHLGRTVHATEALLVRARAAFRRAYEEGEQ